In one Coccinella septempunctata chromosome 6, icCocSept1.1, whole genome shotgun sequence genomic region, the following are encoded:
- the LOC123315816 gene encoding uncharacterized protein LOC123315816 isoform X1 produces the protein MKVIILFFIICLSAIVRGQFSNFGHFGGFALDSSLTSVRDPRQNPGPVVFPPSPPDNGETSGVVVGASGFGFVPPSSQRYRSFFGFY, from the exons ATGAAAGTA ataatcTTGTTCTTCATCATCTGCTTGTCAGCCATCGTCAGGGGTCAGTTCTCCAATTTTGGCCATTTCGGGGGATTCGCTCTGGATTCCTCTCTCACATCAGTTAGAGATCCAAGACAGAATCCCGGACCAGTAGTTTTTCCGCCCTCTCCACCAGACAACGGTGAAACCAGCGGGGTAGTTGTAGGAGCTTCAGGATTTGGATTCGTTCCTCCAAGTTCGCAGA GATACAGAAGCTTCTTTGGTTTCTACTGA
- the LOC123315816 gene encoding uncharacterized protein LOC123315816 isoform X2 — translation MKVIILFFIICLSAIVRGQFSNFGHFGGFALDSSLTSVRDPRQNPGPVVFPPSPPDNGETSGVVVGASGFGFVPPSSQSPSLKLA, via the exons ATGAAAGTA ataatcTTGTTCTTCATCATCTGCTTGTCAGCCATCGTCAGGGGTCAGTTCTCCAATTTTGGCCATTTCGGGGGATTCGCTCTGGATTCCTCTCTCACATCAGTTAGAGATCCAAGACAGAATCCCGGACCAGTAGTTTTTCCGCCCTCTCCACCAGACAACGGTGAAACCAGCGGGGTAGTTGTAGGAGCTTCAGGATTTGGATTCGTTCCTCCAAGTTCGCAGA GTCCCTCTCTCAAACTGGCTTAA